In Euwallacea similis isolate ESF13 chromosome 5, ESF131.1, whole genome shotgun sequence, a single window of DNA contains:
- the Vav gene encoding protein vav isoform X1, whose translation MAMALDPHYPDSDELWRECAKWLTRWDMIWPDHKANWDTSTIADLAAILRDGVLLCKLLNKIDPGCMDMKDVNLKPTMAQFLCLRNISLFIKTCKSQFGLSPADMFEESMLFDLTNFHKVLCSLSKLSRSEKALRGGIEGFYAQSQKSREEEVIYQSLTKIQVPPAHTPIGGADPHWRMFTIPCPTVESQEDIYDDLCYVTFQATPPEQTQPQEKRDYVLKELLDTEKNYVDVLNKLKMSFMPTLQSHMKPDDHALVFHKIKELYDVHSSFLLELTKIRTNPNVKLGHVFQQFKEKFLIYGSYCPNLTKATALLQELCDQDDNFNQIVIRVEKEVNNGKFKLRDILSVPMQRILKYHLLLEKLTETTEEHHDEYTDLKRAWEDMLDVARYINEAHRDFERLNVINNLQDNIVEWEHEPDMKLSDYGKLIGDEEVKIKAHDDQKTRNRYVFIFDKCILICKQRNQNNQFGFRDILNIMEYHVEETHNRAILNNQGRWSYSFLLVKNMNEMAYTVYVRTLEIKGKIIRAISEAQDNVQPRSLSNTNHNFELHTFASAVQCGYCCKYLKGLFFQGYLCHKCNCCVHKTCIQYSGRCGVTSVRLPPTVVNGLDPLKNKLWYVGEMDRSTAKDKLIHRENGTFLVRISPGNAFNVTRSGERSYALSLQYVKPDSLDNRNKSQGMPKHMRINARPDGSGETKKYYLSESRFFSSIEELVLYYENNSLKENFTGLHDDTKLLYPFHQLRAVVLKNHDAMDRSQLTLRKGQVLSVIGKDGYREGWWKGKTENNEIGYFPVTIINLEGEVRFD comes from the exons ATGGCAATGGCCCTTGACCCCCATTATCCAGATTCTGATGAACTGTGGCGTGAATGCGCTAAATGGTTGACCAGATGGGACATGATCTGGCCAGACCACAAGGCTAACTGGGATACCAGTACCATTGCAGATTTAGCTGCCATTCTTAGAGACGGTGTTCTATTATGTAAACTGCTCAATAAAATTGATCCTGGTTGTATGGATATGAAGGATGTCAATTTGAAGCCTACAATGGCACAG TTCTTGTGTCTAAGAAATATCAGTTTGTTCATCAAGACCTGTAAATCACAGTTTGGATTGAGCCCTGCCGATATGTTTGAGGAGTCAATGCTGTTTGATTTGACCAATTTTCACAAGGTTTTGTGTAGTTTATCAAAACTGTCCAGGAGTGAAAAAGCATTACGGGGAGGCATTGA GGGATTTTACGCCCAGAGCCAAAAAAGCAGAGAGGAGGAGGTGATCTATCAGAGCTTGACCAAAAT TCAAGTGCCTCCTGCGCACACGCCCATCGGCGGCGCCGACCCTCACTGGCGTATGTTCACCATTCCTTGTCCAACAGTGGAGAGCCAAGAAGACATTTATGATGATTTATGTTATGTTACCTTTCAAGCGACGCCGCCCGAG CAAACCCAGCCGCAAGAGAAACGCGATTATGTGCTAAAGGAACTGCTGGACACGGAAAAGAACTACGTggatgttttaaataaactgaaaatgaGCTTTATGCCGACTCTCCAGAGTCACATGAAACCCGACGATCATGCACTCGTTTTCCATAAGATCAAG GAATTATACGACGTTCATTCGTCGTTTTTGCTAGAACTGACAAAAATCCGGACAAATCCAAACGTGAAACTCGGTCATGTGTTTCAGCAGTTTAAAGAGAAATTCCTGATCTATGGTAGTTATTGCCCAAATTTGACGAAAGCTACTGCGTTACTTCAGGAGCTCTGCGATCAGGACGATAATTTTAATCAGATCGTCATT AGGGTGGAGAAAGAAGTGAATAATGGTAAATTCAAGTTGCGAGATATATTATCAGTACCCATgcaaagaattttgaaataccaTTTACTGTTAGAGAAGCTGACTGAAACGACTGAAGAG CACCACGATGAATACACGGACCTCAAACGGGCGTGGGAAGATATGCTAGACGTTGCCCGATACATCAACGAGGCTCATAGAGACTTCGAACGATTGAACGTAATAAACAACCTTCAAGACAATATCGTCGAGTGGGAGCATGAGCCGGATATGAA ATTGTCCGATTATGGAAAGCTAATCGGTGACGAGgaagtgaaaataaaagcGCATGACGACCAGAAAACCAGAAACAGATATGtgttcatttttgataaatgcATTTTGATTTGCAAACAAAGG AATCAGAATAACCAATTCGGCTTTCGGGACATCCTCAACATCATGGAATACCACGTAGAAGAAACGCATAATCGCGCCATACTGAACAACCAAGGGCGTTGGTCCTACAGCTTTCTCTTGGTAAAAAACATGAACGAAATGGCCTATACGGTGTATGTGCGAACTCtggaaattaaaggaaaaattattagggCCATTAGCGAAGCCCA ggaCAACGTTCAGCCTCGTTCGCTCTCAAATACAAACCACAATTTTGAATTGCACACATTTGCCAGCGCCGTCCAGTGCGGGTATTGTTGCAAGTACTTAAAAGGCCTGTTTTTCCAGGGGTATTTGTGCCACAAGTGTAATTGCTGTGTCCACAAGACGTGCATACAGTACAGCGGCAGATGTGGTGTCACATCGGTGAG ATTGCCTCCAACAGTGGTGAACGGTTTGGATCCTCTGAAGAACAAATTATGGTACGTGGGCGAAATGGATAGGTCGACGGCCAAGGACAAATTGATACACAGGGAAAACGGCACTTTTCTGGTCCGAATTAGTCCCGGCAATGCGTTCAATGTAACGCGAAGCGGAGAAAGGTCATACGCCCTCAGTTTACAGTACGTGAAACCAGACAGTTTAGATAACCGAAACAA GTCTCAAGGCATGCCGAAACACATGCGTATAAATGCGCGTCCCGACGGCTCTGGCGAGACCAAAAAATACTACCTCTCCGAGTCTCGATTTTTTAGTAGCATAGAAGAGCTGGTTTTGTACTATGAAAACAACAGTTTAAAGGAGAATTTTACCGG GTTGCACGATGACACGAAGCTGTTGTATCCGTTTCACCAGCTGCGCGCGGTTGTGCTGAAGAACCACGATGCGATGGATAGAAGTCAGTTGACGTTACGAAAAGGACAAGTGCTCAGTGTGATAGGAAAAGACGGGTACAGAGAGGGATGGTGGAAAGGCAAGACTGAAAATAATGAG aTTGGATATTTTCCCGTAACCATAATAAACCTGGAAGGGGAAGTGAGGTTCGACTGA
- the Vav gene encoding protein vav isoform X2, with product MAMALDPHYPDSDELWRECAKWLTRWDMIWPDHKANWDTSTIADLAAILRDGVLLCKLLNKIDPGCMDMKDVNLKPTMAQFLCLRNISLFIKTCKSQFGLSPADMFEESMLFDLTNFHKVLCSLSKLSRSEKALRGGIEGFYAQSQKSREEEVIYQSLTKIQVPPAHTPIGGADPHWRMFTIPCPTVESQEDIYDDLCYVTFQATPPEQTQPQEKRDYVLKELLDTEKNYVDVLNKLKMSFMPTLQSHMKPDDHALVFHKIKELYDVHSSFLLELTKIRTNPNVKLGHVFQQFKEKFLIYGSYCPNLTKATALLQELCDQDDNFNQIVIRVEKEVNNGKFKLRDILSVPMQRILKYHLLLEKLTETTEEHHDEYTDLKRAWEDMLDVARYINEAHRDFERLNVINNLQDNIVEWEHEPDMKLSDYGKLIGDEEVKIKAHDDQKTRNRYVFIFDKCILICKQRNNQFGFRDILNIMEYHVEETHNRAILNNQGRWSYSFLLVKNMNEMAYTVYVRTLEIKGKIIRAISEAQDNVQPRSLSNTNHNFELHTFASAVQCGYCCKYLKGLFFQGYLCHKCNCCVHKTCIQYSGRCGVTSVRLPPTVVNGLDPLKNKLWYVGEMDRSTAKDKLIHRENGTFLVRISPGNAFNVTRSGERSYALSLQYVKPDSLDNRNKSQGMPKHMRINARPDGSGETKKYYLSESRFFSSIEELVLYYENNSLKENFTGLHDDTKLLYPFHQLRAVVLKNHDAMDRSQLTLRKGQVLSVIGKDGYREGWWKGKTENNEIGYFPVTIINLEGEVRFD from the exons ATGGCAATGGCCCTTGACCCCCATTATCCAGATTCTGATGAACTGTGGCGTGAATGCGCTAAATGGTTGACCAGATGGGACATGATCTGGCCAGACCACAAGGCTAACTGGGATACCAGTACCATTGCAGATTTAGCTGCCATTCTTAGAGACGGTGTTCTATTATGTAAACTGCTCAATAAAATTGATCCTGGTTGTATGGATATGAAGGATGTCAATTTGAAGCCTACAATGGCACAG TTCTTGTGTCTAAGAAATATCAGTTTGTTCATCAAGACCTGTAAATCACAGTTTGGATTGAGCCCTGCCGATATGTTTGAGGAGTCAATGCTGTTTGATTTGACCAATTTTCACAAGGTTTTGTGTAGTTTATCAAAACTGTCCAGGAGTGAAAAAGCATTACGGGGAGGCATTGA GGGATTTTACGCCCAGAGCCAAAAAAGCAGAGAGGAGGAGGTGATCTATCAGAGCTTGACCAAAAT TCAAGTGCCTCCTGCGCACACGCCCATCGGCGGCGCCGACCCTCACTGGCGTATGTTCACCATTCCTTGTCCAACAGTGGAGAGCCAAGAAGACATTTATGATGATTTATGTTATGTTACCTTTCAAGCGACGCCGCCCGAG CAAACCCAGCCGCAAGAGAAACGCGATTATGTGCTAAAGGAACTGCTGGACACGGAAAAGAACTACGTggatgttttaaataaactgaaaatgaGCTTTATGCCGACTCTCCAGAGTCACATGAAACCCGACGATCATGCACTCGTTTTCCATAAGATCAAG GAATTATACGACGTTCATTCGTCGTTTTTGCTAGAACTGACAAAAATCCGGACAAATCCAAACGTGAAACTCGGTCATGTGTTTCAGCAGTTTAAAGAGAAATTCCTGATCTATGGTAGTTATTGCCCAAATTTGACGAAAGCTACTGCGTTACTTCAGGAGCTCTGCGATCAGGACGATAATTTTAATCAGATCGTCATT AGGGTGGAGAAAGAAGTGAATAATGGTAAATTCAAGTTGCGAGATATATTATCAGTACCCATgcaaagaattttgaaataccaTTTACTGTTAGAGAAGCTGACTGAAACGACTGAAGAG CACCACGATGAATACACGGACCTCAAACGGGCGTGGGAAGATATGCTAGACGTTGCCCGATACATCAACGAGGCTCATAGAGACTTCGAACGATTGAACGTAATAAACAACCTTCAAGACAATATCGTCGAGTGGGAGCATGAGCCGGATATGAA ATTGTCCGATTATGGAAAGCTAATCGGTGACGAGgaagtgaaaataaaagcGCATGACGACCAGAAAACCAGAAACAGATATGtgttcatttttgataaatgcATTTTGATTTGCAAACAAAGG AATAACCAATTCGGCTTTCGGGACATCCTCAACATCATGGAATACCACGTAGAAGAAACGCATAATCGCGCCATACTGAACAACCAAGGGCGTTGGTCCTACAGCTTTCTCTTGGTAAAAAACATGAACGAAATGGCCTATACGGTGTATGTGCGAACTCtggaaattaaaggaaaaattattagggCCATTAGCGAAGCCCA ggaCAACGTTCAGCCTCGTTCGCTCTCAAATACAAACCACAATTTTGAATTGCACACATTTGCCAGCGCCGTCCAGTGCGGGTATTGTTGCAAGTACTTAAAAGGCCTGTTTTTCCAGGGGTATTTGTGCCACAAGTGTAATTGCTGTGTCCACAAGACGTGCATACAGTACAGCGGCAGATGTGGTGTCACATCGGTGAG ATTGCCTCCAACAGTGGTGAACGGTTTGGATCCTCTGAAGAACAAATTATGGTACGTGGGCGAAATGGATAGGTCGACGGCCAAGGACAAATTGATACACAGGGAAAACGGCACTTTTCTGGTCCGAATTAGTCCCGGCAATGCGTTCAATGTAACGCGAAGCGGAGAAAGGTCATACGCCCTCAGTTTACAGTACGTGAAACCAGACAGTTTAGATAACCGAAACAA GTCTCAAGGCATGCCGAAACACATGCGTATAAATGCGCGTCCCGACGGCTCTGGCGAGACCAAAAAATACTACCTCTCCGAGTCTCGATTTTTTAGTAGCATAGAAGAGCTGGTTTTGTACTATGAAAACAACAGTTTAAAGGAGAATTTTACCGG GTTGCACGATGACACGAAGCTGTTGTATCCGTTTCACCAGCTGCGCGCGGTTGTGCTGAAGAACCACGATGCGATGGATAGAAGTCAGTTGACGTTACGAAAAGGACAAGTGCTCAGTGTGATAGGAAAAGACGGGTACAGAGAGGGATGGTGGAAAGGCAAGACTGAAAATAATGAG aTTGGATATTTTCCCGTAACCATAATAAACCTGGAAGGGGAAGTGAGGTTCGACTGA
- the Vav gene encoding protein vav isoform X4, with amino-acid sequence MAMALDPHYPDSDELWRECAKWLTRWDMIWPDHKANWDTSTIADLAAILRDGVLLCKLLNKIDPGCMDMKDVNLKPTMAQFLCLRNISLFIKTCKSQFGLSPADMFEESMLFDLTNFHKVLCSLSKLSRSEKALRGGIEGFYAQSQKSREEEVIYQSLTKIQPAAPRGLDLRHSFADTEPGLPWEKIYQDLLEVRSSIEQTQPQEKRDYVLKELLDTEKNYVDVLNKLKMSFMPTLQSHMKPDDHALVFHKIKELYDVHSSFLLELTKIRTNPNVKLGHVFQQFKEKFLIYGSYCPNLTKATALLQELCDQDDNFNQIVIRVEKEVNNGKFKLRDILSVPMQRILKYHLLLEKLTETTEEHHDEYTDLKRAWEDMLDVARYINEAHRDFERLNVINNLQDNIVEWEHEPDMKLSDYGKLIGDEEVKIKAHDDQKTRNRYVFIFDKCILICKQRNNQFGFRDILNIMEYHVEETHNRAILNNQGRWSYSFLLVKNMNEMAYTVYVRTLEIKGKIIRAISEAQDNVQPRSLSNTNHNFELHTFASAVQCGYCCKYLKGLFFQGYLCHKCNCCVHKTCIQYSGRCGVTSVRLPPTVVNGLDPLKNKLWYVGEMDRSTAKDKLIHRENGTFLVRISPGNAFNVTRSGERSYALSLQYVKPDSLDNRNKSQGMPKHMRINARPDGSGETKKYYLSESRFFSSIEELVLYYENNSLKENFTGLHDDTKLLYPFHQLRAVVLKNHDAMDRSQLTLRKGQVLSVIGKDGYREGWWKGKTENNEIGYFPVTIINLEGEVRFD; translated from the exons ATGGCAATGGCCCTTGACCCCCATTATCCAGATTCTGATGAACTGTGGCGTGAATGCGCTAAATGGTTGACCAGATGGGACATGATCTGGCCAGACCACAAGGCTAACTGGGATACCAGTACCATTGCAGATTTAGCTGCCATTCTTAGAGACGGTGTTCTATTATGTAAACTGCTCAATAAAATTGATCCTGGTTGTATGGATATGAAGGATGTCAATTTGAAGCCTACAATGGCACAG TTCTTGTGTCTAAGAAATATCAGTTTGTTCATCAAGACCTGTAAATCACAGTTTGGATTGAGCCCTGCCGATATGTTTGAGGAGTCAATGCTGTTTGATTTGACCAATTTTCACAAGGTTTTGTGTAGTTTATCAAAACTGTCCAGGAGTGAAAAAGCATTACGGGGAGGCATTGA GGGATTTTACGCCCAGAGCCAAAAAAGCAGAGAGGAGGAGGTGATCTATCAGAGCTTGACCAAAAT TCAACCGGCTGCGCCACGGGGCTTAGATTTAAGGCACTCGTTCGCCGATACCGAGCCCGGCTTACCATGGGAGAAAATCTATCAGGACTTGCTTGAAGTGCGCAGTAGCATTgag CAAACCCAGCCGCAAGAGAAACGCGATTATGTGCTAAAGGAACTGCTGGACACGGAAAAGAACTACGTggatgttttaaataaactgaaaatgaGCTTTATGCCGACTCTCCAGAGTCACATGAAACCCGACGATCATGCACTCGTTTTCCATAAGATCAAG GAATTATACGACGTTCATTCGTCGTTTTTGCTAGAACTGACAAAAATCCGGACAAATCCAAACGTGAAACTCGGTCATGTGTTTCAGCAGTTTAAAGAGAAATTCCTGATCTATGGTAGTTATTGCCCAAATTTGACGAAAGCTACTGCGTTACTTCAGGAGCTCTGCGATCAGGACGATAATTTTAATCAGATCGTCATT AGGGTGGAGAAAGAAGTGAATAATGGTAAATTCAAGTTGCGAGATATATTATCAGTACCCATgcaaagaattttgaaataccaTTTACTGTTAGAGAAGCTGACTGAAACGACTGAAGAG CACCACGATGAATACACGGACCTCAAACGGGCGTGGGAAGATATGCTAGACGTTGCCCGATACATCAACGAGGCTCATAGAGACTTCGAACGATTGAACGTAATAAACAACCTTCAAGACAATATCGTCGAGTGGGAGCATGAGCCGGATATGAA ATTGTCCGATTATGGAAAGCTAATCGGTGACGAGgaagtgaaaataaaagcGCATGACGACCAGAAAACCAGAAACAGATATGtgttcatttttgataaatgcATTTTGATTTGCAAACAAAGG AATAACCAATTCGGCTTTCGGGACATCCTCAACATCATGGAATACCACGTAGAAGAAACGCATAATCGCGCCATACTGAACAACCAAGGGCGTTGGTCCTACAGCTTTCTCTTGGTAAAAAACATGAACGAAATGGCCTATACGGTGTATGTGCGAACTCtggaaattaaaggaaaaattattagggCCATTAGCGAAGCCCA ggaCAACGTTCAGCCTCGTTCGCTCTCAAATACAAACCACAATTTTGAATTGCACACATTTGCCAGCGCCGTCCAGTGCGGGTATTGTTGCAAGTACTTAAAAGGCCTGTTTTTCCAGGGGTATTTGTGCCACAAGTGTAATTGCTGTGTCCACAAGACGTGCATACAGTACAGCGGCAGATGTGGTGTCACATCGGTGAG ATTGCCTCCAACAGTGGTGAACGGTTTGGATCCTCTGAAGAACAAATTATGGTACGTGGGCGAAATGGATAGGTCGACGGCCAAGGACAAATTGATACACAGGGAAAACGGCACTTTTCTGGTCCGAATTAGTCCCGGCAATGCGTTCAATGTAACGCGAAGCGGAGAAAGGTCATACGCCCTCAGTTTACAGTACGTGAAACCAGACAGTTTAGATAACCGAAACAA GTCTCAAGGCATGCCGAAACACATGCGTATAAATGCGCGTCCCGACGGCTCTGGCGAGACCAAAAAATACTACCTCTCCGAGTCTCGATTTTTTAGTAGCATAGAAGAGCTGGTTTTGTACTATGAAAACAACAGTTTAAAGGAGAATTTTACCGG GTTGCACGATGACACGAAGCTGTTGTATCCGTTTCACCAGCTGCGCGCGGTTGTGCTGAAGAACCACGATGCGATGGATAGAAGTCAGTTGACGTTACGAAAAGGACAAGTGCTCAGTGTGATAGGAAAAGACGGGTACAGAGAGGGATGGTGGAAAGGCAAGACTGAAAATAATGAG aTTGGATATTTTCCCGTAACCATAATAAACCTGGAAGGGGAAGTGAGGTTCGACTGA
- the Vav gene encoding protein vav isoform X3 gives MAMALDPHYPDSDELWRECAKWLTRWDMIWPDHKANWDTSTIADLAAILRDGVLLCKLLNKIDPGCMDMKDVNLKPTMAQFLCLRNISLFIKTCKSQFGLSPADMFEESMLFDLTNFHKVLCSLSKLSRSEKALRGGIEGFYAQSQKSREEEVIYQSLTKIQPAAPRGLDLRHSFADTEPGLPWEKIYQDLLEVRSSIEQTQPQEKRDYVLKELLDTEKNYVDVLNKLKMSFMPTLQSHMKPDDHALVFHKIKELYDVHSSFLLELTKIRTNPNVKLGHVFQQFKEKFLIYGSYCPNLTKATALLQELCDQDDNFNQIVIRVEKEVNNGKFKLRDILSVPMQRILKYHLLLEKLTETTEEHHDEYTDLKRAWEDMLDVARYINEAHRDFERLNVINNLQDNIVEWEHEPDMKLSDYGKLIGDEEVKIKAHDDQKTRNRYVFIFDKCILICKQRNQNNQFGFRDILNIMEYHVEETHNRAILNNQGRWSYSFLLVKNMNEMAYTVYVRTLEIKGKIIRAISEAQDNVQPRSLSNTNHNFELHTFASAVQCGYCCKYLKGLFFQGYLCHKCNCCVHKTCIQYSGRCGVTSVRLPPTVVNGLDPLKNKLWYVGEMDRSTAKDKLIHRENGTFLVRISPGNAFNVTRSGERSYALSLQYVKPDSLDNRNKSQGMPKHMRINARPDGSGETKKYYLSESRFFSSIEELVLYYENNSLKENFTGLHDDTKLLYPFHQLRAVVLKNHDAMDRSQLTLRKGQVLSVIGKDGYREGWWKGKTENNEIGYFPVTIINLEGEVRFD, from the exons ATGGCAATGGCCCTTGACCCCCATTATCCAGATTCTGATGAACTGTGGCGTGAATGCGCTAAATGGTTGACCAGATGGGACATGATCTGGCCAGACCACAAGGCTAACTGGGATACCAGTACCATTGCAGATTTAGCTGCCATTCTTAGAGACGGTGTTCTATTATGTAAACTGCTCAATAAAATTGATCCTGGTTGTATGGATATGAAGGATGTCAATTTGAAGCCTACAATGGCACAG TTCTTGTGTCTAAGAAATATCAGTTTGTTCATCAAGACCTGTAAATCACAGTTTGGATTGAGCCCTGCCGATATGTTTGAGGAGTCAATGCTGTTTGATTTGACCAATTTTCACAAGGTTTTGTGTAGTTTATCAAAACTGTCCAGGAGTGAAAAAGCATTACGGGGAGGCATTGA GGGATTTTACGCCCAGAGCCAAAAAAGCAGAGAGGAGGAGGTGATCTATCAGAGCTTGACCAAAAT TCAACCGGCTGCGCCACGGGGCTTAGATTTAAGGCACTCGTTCGCCGATACCGAGCCCGGCTTACCATGGGAGAAAATCTATCAGGACTTGCTTGAAGTGCGCAGTAGCATTgag CAAACCCAGCCGCAAGAGAAACGCGATTATGTGCTAAAGGAACTGCTGGACACGGAAAAGAACTACGTggatgttttaaataaactgaaaatgaGCTTTATGCCGACTCTCCAGAGTCACATGAAACCCGACGATCATGCACTCGTTTTCCATAAGATCAAG GAATTATACGACGTTCATTCGTCGTTTTTGCTAGAACTGACAAAAATCCGGACAAATCCAAACGTGAAACTCGGTCATGTGTTTCAGCAGTTTAAAGAGAAATTCCTGATCTATGGTAGTTATTGCCCAAATTTGACGAAAGCTACTGCGTTACTTCAGGAGCTCTGCGATCAGGACGATAATTTTAATCAGATCGTCATT AGGGTGGAGAAAGAAGTGAATAATGGTAAATTCAAGTTGCGAGATATATTATCAGTACCCATgcaaagaattttgaaataccaTTTACTGTTAGAGAAGCTGACTGAAACGACTGAAGAG CACCACGATGAATACACGGACCTCAAACGGGCGTGGGAAGATATGCTAGACGTTGCCCGATACATCAACGAGGCTCATAGAGACTTCGAACGATTGAACGTAATAAACAACCTTCAAGACAATATCGTCGAGTGGGAGCATGAGCCGGATATGAA ATTGTCCGATTATGGAAAGCTAATCGGTGACGAGgaagtgaaaataaaagcGCATGACGACCAGAAAACCAGAAACAGATATGtgttcatttttgataaatgcATTTTGATTTGCAAACAAAGG AATCAGAATAACCAATTCGGCTTTCGGGACATCCTCAACATCATGGAATACCACGTAGAAGAAACGCATAATCGCGCCATACTGAACAACCAAGGGCGTTGGTCCTACAGCTTTCTCTTGGTAAAAAACATGAACGAAATGGCCTATACGGTGTATGTGCGAACTCtggaaattaaaggaaaaattattagggCCATTAGCGAAGCCCA ggaCAACGTTCAGCCTCGTTCGCTCTCAAATACAAACCACAATTTTGAATTGCACACATTTGCCAGCGCCGTCCAGTGCGGGTATTGTTGCAAGTACTTAAAAGGCCTGTTTTTCCAGGGGTATTTGTGCCACAAGTGTAATTGCTGTGTCCACAAGACGTGCATACAGTACAGCGGCAGATGTGGTGTCACATCGGTGAG ATTGCCTCCAACAGTGGTGAACGGTTTGGATCCTCTGAAGAACAAATTATGGTACGTGGGCGAAATGGATAGGTCGACGGCCAAGGACAAATTGATACACAGGGAAAACGGCACTTTTCTGGTCCGAATTAGTCCCGGCAATGCGTTCAATGTAACGCGAAGCGGAGAAAGGTCATACGCCCTCAGTTTACAGTACGTGAAACCAGACAGTTTAGATAACCGAAACAA GTCTCAAGGCATGCCGAAACACATGCGTATAAATGCGCGTCCCGACGGCTCTGGCGAGACCAAAAAATACTACCTCTCCGAGTCTCGATTTTTTAGTAGCATAGAAGAGCTGGTTTTGTACTATGAAAACAACAGTTTAAAGGAGAATTTTACCGG GTTGCACGATGACACGAAGCTGTTGTATCCGTTTCACCAGCTGCGCGCGGTTGTGCTGAAGAACCACGATGCGATGGATAGAAGTCAGTTGACGTTACGAAAAGGACAAGTGCTCAGTGTGATAGGAAAAGACGGGTACAGAGAGGGATGGTGGAAAGGCAAGACTGAAAATAATGAG aTTGGATATTTTCCCGTAACCATAATAAACCTGGAAGGGGAAGTGAGGTTCGACTGA